One Lacticaseibacillus rhamnosus genomic window carries:
- a CDS encoding DNA-directed RNA polymerase subunit beta, whose translation MDSQYPKRVFHHVKIWLIVALIALILGLLIGFGMGGDNPFKVFLPSTWIHFFNFLR comes from the coding sequence ATGGACTCGCAATATCCTAAACGCGTTTTTCATCACGTCAAGATTTGGCTGATTGTTGCCTTGATTGCCTTGATTTTGGGCTTGTTAATCGGCTTTGGTATGGGTGGCGATAATCCATTTAAGGTATTTTTGCCTTCAACCTGGATCCATTTCTTTAACTTCTTGCGTTAG
- a CDS encoding rod shape-determining protein: MAKDIGIDLGTANVLINVKGKGIVLNEPSVVAIDTHTGKVLAVGTEAYKMVGRTPGNIRSIRPLKDGVIADFDITEAMLEYFINKLNVKGVFSKPNILICAPTNITDIEQKAIIQAAEKSGGRHVYLEFEPKVAAVGAGLDIFQPQGNMVIDIGGGTSDIAVLSLGEIVTSRSLRLAGDKMDASIAAYVKNKHKLIIGEHTAEQIKIKIGAVYDADPKETIEVRGRDIATGLPREVSVTSAEVSDALHETMMAIIDGAKGVLEKTPPELSADIIDRGIMLTGGGALLKGISQLFADELKVPVLLADDPLDAVALGTGVLLDNIEHHRQY; the protein is encoded by the coding sequence ATGGCAAAAGATATTGGGATCGACTTAGGGACGGCCAATGTACTAATCAATGTTAAAGGCAAAGGCATCGTCTTGAATGAGCCGTCCGTTGTCGCCATTGATACCCATACCGGCAAAGTGCTGGCAGTTGGGACAGAAGCCTACAAAATGGTTGGGCGCACACCGGGTAACATTCGATCAATTCGCCCATTGAAAGATGGCGTGATCGCTGATTTCGACATTACCGAAGCAATGCTTGAATATTTCATTAACAAATTAAATGTAAAAGGCGTTTTTTCAAAACCAAATATTTTGATTTGTGCCCCTACTAATATTACGGACATTGAACAAAAGGCTATTATCCAGGCCGCGGAAAAGTCTGGTGGCCGCCATGTTTACCTTGAGTTTGAGCCTAAGGTAGCAGCGGTAGGAGCGGGATTGGATATTTTCCAGCCGCAAGGGAACATGGTGATTGATATCGGTGGCGGGACCAGCGATATTGCCGTGCTTTCGCTGGGGGAGATTGTTACCAGTCGTTCACTGCGGTTAGCCGGCGATAAAATGGATGCGTCCATTGCTGCTTACGTCAAGAACAAGCACAAGCTGATTATTGGCGAACACACTGCCGAACAAATCAAGATCAAGATCGGTGCGGTTTATGATGCCGATCCTAAAGAAACGATTGAAGTCCGGGGTCGCGATATCGCAACCGGACTGCCACGCGAGGTTTCGGTGACCTCAGCTGAAGTGTCAGATGCGTTACATGAGACCATGATGGCGATTATTGATGGTGCCAAAGGGGTTTTGGAGAAGACCCCGCCGGAACTTTCGGCTGATATTATTGATCGCGGTATCATGCTGACAGGCGGTGGTGCCTTATTGAAAGGCATTTCACAGCTATTTGCCGACGAATTGAAAGTACCGGTTCTGCTGGCTGACGATCCTTTAGATGCGGTGGCACTGGGAACAGGCGTGTTATTAGACAATATTGAACATCATCGCCAATACTAG
- the yidD gene encoding membrane protein insertion efficiency factor YidD, with protein sequence MKQILTWLVRGYQRFISPLFPPSCRYYPTCSTYMIQALQRHGAVKGLLMGIARILRCNPFVKGGLDPVPAYFTLRRNPHPENDLDLSDIQNLNRKLGGHHG encoded by the coding sequence ATGAAACAAATCCTGACTTGGCTGGTGCGGGGCTACCAGCGATTTATTTCCCCGTTATTTCCGCCGAGTTGTCGGTATTATCCGACTTGTTCGACGTATATGATTCAGGCGTTGCAACGACATGGGGCGGTAAAAGGGCTTTTAATGGGGATTGCTCGGATTTTACGATGCAACCCCTTTGTTAAAGGTGGGCTAGATCCGGTGCCAGCTTATTTTACGTTGCGGCGTAATCCGCATCCCGAAAATGATTTGGATCTTAGTGACATTCAAAATCTTAATCGCAAGCTAGGAGGCCATCATGGCTAA
- a CDS encoding DUF2969 domain-containing protein yields the protein MAKEKNIKVAQMDETRNGHTVSVLRIGDQEIGFIEPDGTRFAAYVAGSNKPNRFKNIDDAVNALIAEYHLHQG from the coding sequence ATGGCTAAAGAAAAAAATATTAAAGTCGCACAGATGGATGAAACCCGCAATGGCCACACGGTTTCCGTCTTAAGAATCGGCGATCAGGAGATTGGTTTTATCGAACCGGATGGCACGCGGTTTGCCGCTTATGTTGCCGGTTCTAACAAGCCCAATCGCTTTAAAAATATTGATGATGCAGTGAATGCTTTAATTGCGGAATATCATTTGCATCAAGGCTGA
- a CDS encoding DUF1146 family protein, protein MFQEIGLNAAITLVSHFVFIMLAFRALNALRFEQFIKANHVREAQVLLLFMAVGLGYLVSSFFLSLVQAALNLPKLFL, encoded by the coding sequence ATGTTTCAGGAAATCGGCCTAAATGCTGCCATAACCCTTGTTTCCCATTTTGTTTTCATCATGTTGGCGTTTCGGGCGTTGAATGCATTACGCTTTGAGCAGTTTATTAAGGCCAATCATGTTCGCGAGGCACAGGTGCTGTTACTTTTTATGGCAGTTGGCTTAGGTTATTTAGTTAGTTCCTTCTTTTTATCACTGGTTCAAGCAGCTTTAAACTTACCTAAACTTTTCCTATAA